The Nitrospirae bacterium YQR-1 genomic interval ACCCCTCTGCAGCGCTATTCTGTAGTAGTGAGGCGCACAGGTCGGGCGGACAAGGATGGAGTCCTCCGTCTTTTCCATATCATAGTGCCAGTTGAGGATTTTTTCGTAATCTTCTTTCGTTATAAGTTCATCCATAATGTCCTGCCCGCGCCCTGTGGGCACTATCATAAACATATACCATGCGGTTGCGCCAAGGGTCTTAGCCAACTCATAAACCTTTGGGATTTCCTCCTGATTGCGTTTTGTAAATGAAGAGTTTATTATAAATTCAATGCCGTGTTCCCTAAATAATGCGGCAGCCCGCACAACTCCGTTAAATGCGCCATTTTGGCGGCGGAAGTTGTCGTGAACCTCAGAACTTGAGCCATCCAGACTCAGAGAGACTATCCTTATGCCGGAGGCTTTCATCGCTTTGCATGTTTTTCCGGTAACCAACATCCCGTTTGTTGCCATGCACATCCTGAGTCCGGCCTCAGTGCCGTATGAGGCTAACTGAAAAACATCCTTTCTCAGAAGCGGCTCGCCACCGGAGAGTACCACAACAGGTTGTGAAAAACTTCTAATATCATCTATGATGCGCTTACCCTCTTCAAAGGAAAAATCAGGATGTCCCTCTGAGGTTGCCTCTGATGA includes:
- a CDS encoding radical SAM protein codes for the protein MDFQPKWIAWEVTRRCNLGCVHCRSSSEATSEGHPDFSFEEGKRIIDDIRSFSQPVVVLSGGEPLLRKDVFQLASYGTEAGLRMCMATNGMLVTGKTCKAMKASGIRIVSLSLDGSSSEVHDNFRRQNGAFNGVVRAAALFREHGIEFIINSSFTKRNQEEIPKVYELAKTLGATAWYMFMIVPTGRGQDIMDELITKEDYEKILNWHYDMEKTEDSILVRPTCAPHYYRIALQRGKADGEKVKRRSLKFSTGGSKGCIAGQLICLIDVDGNVLPCSYFHLPAGNLRQQPFKEIWESSQLFKDMRDFKSYGGRCGKCEFLNVCGGCRARAYSMCGNYMEEEPFCNYIPVKPVKT